The Cellulophaga sp. L1A9 genome window below encodes:
- a CDS encoding transposase, protein MYKNDGYVKRYSESFKLKVLAELTKGNHSKRQIALTYGIQSSTINVWIKKYDRKDLMNTRVTVQTDDELSRIKALQKELKQLKDLLIKKDLDKLVTDSYLEVAAENLGYRDVEELKKNLNIKP, encoded by the coding sequence ATGTATAAAAATGATGGATATGTAAAACGCTATAGTGAGAGCTTTAAGCTCAAAGTCTTGGCAGAACTTACCAAAGGAAACCATTCCAAAAGACAAATTGCATTAACTTACGGTATACAATCCAGTACTATAAATGTATGGATCAAAAAGTATGATCGTAAAGATTTAATGAACACCCGTGTAACCGTGCAAACAGACGATGAACTTTCCCGTATCAAAGCCCTTCAAAAAGAGCTGAAACAACTTAAGGACCTTCTTATTAAAAAGGACCTAGACAAACTGGTGACCGACAGCTATCTTGAGGTAGCCGCCGAAAACCTGGGCTATAGAGATGTTGAAGAATTAAAAAAAAACTTAAACATAAAGCCTTGA
- a CDS encoding integrase core domain-containing protein, translating to MPWKVNTTMEQKIEFICEWRTGKYTITELCKSFEISRPTAYKLISRFETQGYEGLKEHSRAPGKHPNATKENIVDCILKLKKKYKLWGAKKIRELLFNELSSQEVPSVVTVHNILKRNGLVCPQKRMRRVKPVFPIFDPESCNEVWSADYKGKFLMGNKIYCHPLTIADSRSRFLFSAKGHYKENLKSAKAEFKRVFRIYGIPKQIHTDNGSPFGSVRAIQRFTQLSYWFIELGISPVFSDPASPQQNGRHERMHRDLKAACAKPSAYDLKAQQRRLNHFVKQYNNVRPHEALDMKTPADIHNFSTRPFPERIPNFEYDTKYKILKVTESGAVRWKSYYWVYVSAALKGKHVAIEELGNGIWKVFYRNVFLGYFDEKHLRNKQQSTRLETNLV from the coding sequence AACAGAATTATGTAAAAGTTTTGAAATCTCTCGACCAACGGCTTATAAGTTGATAAGTCGGTTTGAAACTCAAGGTTATGAAGGCCTAAAAGAGCATTCAAGAGCACCTGGCAAACATCCCAATGCAACCAAAGAGAATATCGTTGATTGTATTCTAAAATTAAAGAAGAAATATAAACTTTGGGGAGCTAAAAAAATTAGAGAGTTATTGTTTAATGAACTTTCAAGTCAAGAAGTCCCATCTGTGGTTACTGTTCATAATATACTTAAAAGAAACGGATTAGTATGTCCGCAAAAACGGATGAGAAGAGTCAAACCAGTCTTCCCTATATTTGACCCTGAATCATGTAATGAAGTTTGGAGTGCTGACTATAAAGGAAAGTTCTTAATGGGTAATAAAATATATTGCCATCCATTAACAATTGCAGACTCTAGAAGTCGATTTTTATTCTCTGCTAAAGGTCACTATAAAGAAAATTTAAAGTCTGCTAAGGCAGAGTTTAAAAGGGTTTTTAGAATATATGGTATTCCTAAACAAATACACACAGATAATGGTAGCCCTTTTGGTTCTGTAAGGGCAATACAACGTTTTACACAACTCTCCTACTGGTTTATTGAACTAGGTATTAGTCCTGTGTTTTCTGATCCTGCTAGTCCACAACAAAACGGAAGACATGAACGCATGCATCGTGATTTAAAGGCTGCTTGTGCTAAGCCTTCAGCATATGATTTAAAAGCCCAACAAAGACGTTTAAATCACTTTGTAAAACAATATAATAACGTAAGACCACATGAAGCCTTAGATATGAAAACACCTGCTGATATACATAATTTCTCTACTAGACCCTTCCCCGAAAGAATACCCAACTTTGAGTATGACACGAAGTATAAAATACTCAAAGTAACAGAAAGTGGAGCTGTGAGATGGAAATCTTATTATTGGGTATATGTATCCGCTGCTTTAAAAGGTAAACACGTTGCAATTGAAGAACTTGGCAATGGAATTTGGAAAGTGTTTTATAGAAATGTATTTTTAGGTTACTTTGATGAAAAACATCTTAGAAATAAACAACAATCAACAAGGTTAGAAACTAATTTAGTGTAA